One window of the Lytechinus variegatus isolate NC3 chromosome 3, Lvar_3.0, whole genome shotgun sequence genome contains the following:
- the LOC121410075 gene encoding uncharacterized protein LOC121410075 — protein MAQREPNNRPRFYKRYLDDGETNMPYTTMRRRRNHLEFMEPDVDQNHDLRQPVAMQPPNRNAGTEAEGTGDADGEQEVDDMTVMDEEHLMMREEALLVQNVAEPQHGEDAESDVNSNEDADEEVPPGNPEEHIHGLNFLGGDQQISSEGSDMKKIDSLLMVLSYAVKHHLSGVALQDLIELINLHCPNTLPSSKYLFHGTLTDYKGLCQFHFYCKCKMYIGCGDDIQFICNECGAEFSREESIKGGQFFIVLPLAQQLHHLLQYTEVGDTILNRDLKIDASDEDDLTDITDGVKYREMKKDGLLANPENFSLLWNSDGVPIFKSSQTSIWPVLVMINELPIKMRRKNIMLTALWFGESKPEMSVFLKPFIDECQKLSIEGLSWKMGQDEKISKVFSLVCTTDSVARPLLQNTTQFNGFFGCGFCKQRGEYTDGAVRYPYMDPPPPKRKDQETKHTSLLAQESGRVIEGVKGVSIVSLLTYFNIVSGFIADYMHAVCLGTVKRFMTMWIDPANRQKEWYIGRLKQEIDKRLRNAKVTKEVSRLPRHLKDLKFWKASEWRTFLFLSPVILSGILPVTYLAHWSLLVCAIYNLNQARITQNRLEQSEFYLRKFVLFTEALYGKREATFNNHLLLHLTDSVRNWGPLWGTSAFAFESYNGYMKTLFAGTRYLPQQIFKSLCHIQDLSRNLQFINSPEAMLYVTRMLTGNHCVKYARTFLDEGHNITCIGRGRVLNLSERFKRAIQEYLGVEMIVDSVRCFEKFVYRYSLYTSKAYSSKFRRNNSIISLGKKICEILYLVTFKNHDCQSDVQCQCEEHIIILVETLASEGKLILKQGDELGCTLYFVNKVSKGHCEAYSYKDITGKNMYVKIGGTEYVISLPNLIEGD, from the exons ATGGCACAAAGGGAACCAAACAATCGACCCAGATTCTACAAACGATACCTGGACGATGGAGAAACGAATATGCCGTACACTACAATGCGTCGTCGGAGAAATCACCTGGAATTCATGGAGCCTGATGTTGACCAGAATCATGATCTACGTCAGCCGGTGGCCATGCAGCCCCCCAACCGTAACGCTGGCACCGAGGCTGAGGGCACTGGCGATGCGGATGGGGAGCAAGAGGTTGATGACATGACGGTCATGGACGAAGAACATCTCATGATGCGG GAAGAGGCTCTCCTGGTACAAAATGTAGCCGAACCACAACATGGGGAGGATGCTGAATCTGATGTGAATTCAAATGAAGATGCAGATGAAGAAGTTCCACCTGGTAACCCAGAAGAG CATATCCATGGATTGAATTTTCTAGGTGGGGATCAGCAAATCTCAAGTGAAGGaagtgacatgaaaaaaattgattcacTATTGATGGTTTTGAGTTATGCTGTCAAGCACCACTTATCTGGAGTGGCACTTCAGGATTTGATTGAATTAATCAATCTGCACTGTCCAAACACTTTGCCATCTTCAAAGTATCTGTTCCACGGTACACTTACAGATTACAAGGGACtgtgtcaatttcatttttactgCAAATGTAAAATGTACATTGGATGTGGTGATGATATACAGTTCATCTGCAATGAATGTGGTGCAGAATTCAGTAGGGAGGAGAGCATCAAAGGGGGGCAATTTTTTATTGTCCTTCCTCTAGCACAGCAATTACATCATTTATTGCAGTATACTGAAGTTGGAGACACTATCCTCAACAGGGATCTGAAGATTGATGCTTCAGATGAAGATGATCTAACTGATATAACAGATGGTGTCAAGTATAGAGAGATGAAGAAGGATGGCTTACTCgctaaccctgaaaatttctcTCTGCTTTGGAACTCAGATGGGGTACCGATTTTTAAATCTTCTCAAACTTCCATCTGGCCTGTTCTGGTGATGATCAATGAACTGCCGATAAAGATGAGACGAAAGAATATCATGTTGACGGCACTTTGGTTTGGCGAGTCTAAACCAGAGATGTCAGTTTTCCTGAAGCCCTTCATAGATGAGTGTCAGAAGCTGTCCATCGAAGGTCTCTCATGGAAGATGGGACAAGATGAAAAGATATCCAAGGTGTTTTCACTTGTATGCACAACAGATTCTGTTGCTAGACCACTGCTGCAAAACACAACACAGTTTAATGGATTTTTTGGTTGTGGCTTCTGTAAGCAGAGAGGAGAGTATACCGATGGAGCTGTGAGATACCCATATATGGATCCACCACCTCCAAAGAGAAAAGATCAAGAGACCAAACACACTAGTCTATTAGCCCAAGAATCAGGGAGAGTGATTGAAGGGGTAAAGGGGGTTAGCATTGTCTCCTTATTGACGTATTTCAACATTGTATCAGGTTTTATAGCAGACTATATGCATGCAGTGTGTTTAGGTACAGTGAAAAGATTTATGACTATGTGGATCGATCCCGCTAATAGACAAAAAGAGTGGTACATTGGCCGCTTAAAACAAGAGATTGACAAGAGATTGAGAAATGCTAAAGTGACTAAAGAGGTTTCTAGACTGCCAAGACATCTCAAGGATTTGAAATTCTGGAAGGCTAGTGAGTGGCGAACATTTTTATTCTTATCTCCAGTTATACTGAGTGGCATCCTTCCAGTGACTTACCTAGCACATTGGTCTTTACTTGTGTGTGCAATCTATAATCTTAACCAAGCAAGGATTACCCAAAATAGACTTGAACAGAGTGAGTTTTATTTGAGgaagtttgttttgtttacagAGGCCCTATATGGTAAAAGAGAGGCAACATTCAATAACCATTTACTGCTTCACCTTACTGATAGTGTTAGAAACTGGGGGCCATTGTGGGGTACATCGGCTTTTGCCTTTGAGTCTTACAATGGATATATGAAGACATTATTTGCTGGCACAAGATATCTGCCACAACAGATTTTTAAGTCTCTCTGTCACATCCAGGACTTATCTAGAAATTTGCAATTCATAAACTCTCCTGAAGCTATGTTGTATGTTACAAGAATGTTGACGGGTAATCACTGTGTCAAATATGCAAGAACATTTTTAGATGAAGGTCATAACATCACTTGTATTGGAAGAGGAAGAGTGCTTAATCTTTCAGAACGATTCAAACGTGCAATCCAGGAGTATCTTGGAGTTGAAATGATAGTTGACTCTGTTAGATGTTTTGAGAAGTTTGTGTACAGATATTCTCTATATACTTCCAAAGCTTATTCAAGTAAATTCAGAAGAAACAACTCAATTATTTCTTTAGGGaaaaaaatttgtgaaatattgtACCTTGTAACCTTTAAAAACCATGACTGTCAAAGTGATGTGCAATGTCAATGTGAAGAACACATAATTATATTAGTTGAAACTCTAGCATCAGAGGGAAAGCTGATATTGAAGCAAGGTGATGAACTTGGATGTACACTTTACTTTGTCAACAAAGTGTCAAAGGGACATTGTGAGGCATATTCTTACAAGGATATCACAGGTAAAAACATGTATGTTAAAATAGGGGGAACAGAGTATGTAATATCATTACCAAATTTAATTGAAGGTGATTAA